The following nucleotide sequence is from Chloroflexota bacterium.
TCATCGAGGCCGGCCTCCCGGTCCACGGCTTCCGCGGTCTGCTTGCCTCCGATCTGCCCGCGGGTTCGGGTCTCTCCTCCTCGGCGGCCCTTGAGCTCGCCTCGGCCTGGGCGCTCTCCGGGGGCGAGCCTCCGCCGTCCGACCCGCTCGGGCTCGCCCGGATCGCCCAGCGCGGGGAGAACGTGTACGTCGGGGTCGGCTCGGGGCTCATGGACCAGTTCGCCTCCTCGTGCGGGGTCGCCGGCGCCGCCCTCCTGCTCGATTGCCGGTCGCTCGAGTGGCATGCCGTGCCGATCCCGCCGGACCTGCGGATCGTCGTCTGCCACACCGGCTCGACGCGGCGGCTCAACGGCTCCTCGTACAACGCCCGAGTCGCCGAGTGCCGCCGCGCGGTCCAGGCGATCGCCGCCGTCGAGGGTCCGGCCGTCGCGACGCTTCGCGACGTCGACGCCGCGATGCTGGCGCGCAACGCCGATCGGCTCGACCCGATCGCGCGACGCCGCGCGGAGCACATCGTCGCCGAGAACGGCCGGGTACTCGAGGCCGAAGCCGCGCTCCGATCGGACGACGCAGGGGCGATCCGCGAGCTGTTCGCGGCGAGCCACGCGTCCATGCGCGACCTCTTCGAGATCAGCTCGCCGGAGCTCGACGCGCTCGTCGAGATCGCCTCGCCGGTCCCTGGCGTGATCGGGGCGCGGATGACGGGCGGCGGCTTCGGCGGCTGCACGGTCAACCTCGTGCGGCCGGAGGCGGTTGAACGGCTTCGCGAGGCGGTGGAGCGCGACTACCCGGCGCGGACCGGGCGGTCGCCACGCGTCTGGGAGGTCGACGCCGTCGCCGGGGCGGACGTCGTCGCCTGATCGGCGAACCCCGGGCATGCGGGGGCTCGTGGGGACCTCGGTCAGCCCTTGGTGGAGCCAAGCGTCAGGCCGCCGATGAACTGTTTCTGCAGAATGACGAACACGATCAGTGTCGGCAGAGCGACGAGGATCGCCCCGGCTGAGAGAAGATTGTTGTCGGTGAAGAACTGACCCGAGAGGTTGTTGAGAGCGGACGTGATCGGCAACTTCGAACCGGTCCGCATCAGCAGGATCGCCCAGAAGAAGTCGTTGTAGATCCAGGTGAACTCGAGGGTCGCGAGCGCGGCGAGGGCCGGCCTCGTCAAAGGCAGGATCACCCGCAGGTAGGTATCCCAGACCGATGCACCGTCGACGACGGCGGCTTCGTTGAGTTCCCGCGGGATCGTCTTCATGAAATTCGACAGCACGAACGTGCAGAAGCCGAGCTGGAACGCGACGTGGATCGCGATGATCCCGATGAACTGGTCGTAGAAGACCCCGTTGTCGCTGAGCGGCTGCGGCAAGGGAAGCGCCAGGTACAGCCGGAAGAGCGGCACGATGACCACCTGCTGGGGCAGCAGGTTGCCCGCCGTGAACAACATCAGGAGGGCCAGGCTGAATTTGAAGCTGTAGCGAGACACCGCAAAGGCGACCATCGAAGCAAAGAACAGCACGAGGATCACCGCCGGGACCACGATGATGATCGTGTTGAGGAAGAAATGTGGTAGTTCGGCCTGGTTCCAGGCATTGACGAAGTTGTCGATCGTATACGTGCCACCGATGGACACATACCCGAGTCGGGCCGTTTCGCCGTATGGGCGCAACGCCGTGTAGATGGCCCACCCCAGCGGGAAGAGCCACACTGCGCAGACCGCGATCAGGAATGCGTGGAGTAGTGCCCGGCGAGGCCTCCGTCGTGCAGGACGTGCACCGACACCCGCCCGGGACGCCGTCGCGGTGGCGATCATCGGGCATCCTCGCCGAGCGTGCGCGCCAGGTAGAAGATGATCGGTCCGATTGAGATCAGCAGAAGAATCACGGCGATCGCGGATCCGAACCCGACCCTGCTGGCTTCGCCGAGAATGTTGTTGGTCACGAGCACCGACAGGAGCTCGAGTCCGTTCAGGCCCTTGTTGATGATGTAGACGATGTCGAAGGCCCGAAGTGACTCGATGACCGTCACCACGAGGACGACGACATTGATCGGGGCGAGTATCGGGAAGATCACCCGGAAAAAGGTCTGACGAGCGTTCGCACCGTCGATCGACGCCGCCTCACGGAGCGTCGGATCGACGCTCTTGAGCCCCGCCAGGTAGAGGACCATGACGTAGCCGACGTGCCGCCAGCTCGCCGCAACAAGGACTGCCCAGAGGTTGATGTCCGGATTCCCAAGCCAGTCGATGAGGTGGCCGCTGCTCGTGGTTGTGCCGAGCACATTGTTGAGGAAGCCCTGATCGGGTGCGTACTGCAGCTCCCAGATGAATCCCACGACCGCAAGGGACAGCACGACAGGCATGTAGATGATGCTCTGGTAGATCCGCGATCCTCGAATCTCCCGATCGAGCAGGACCGCGAGGAGCATCCCGATCGGGGTGGCGATCAAGAGGAATACGGCCAGCCAGATGAGGTTGTGGGCCAGCGCCGGATAGAACGGCGGATAGATACCGCCAAACAGGACCTGGTAGTTCGTGAGCCCGACGAACTTGATCCGGCCGAGCCCACCGATCCCGTTCCAACTCGTGAAAGAGAGGAGGATCGAGCCGAGGGTCGGGAGCCAGATGAGGAAGATGTGGATGAAGGCCGGTATGCCCACCATCAGCGCCAGGATCACCTTGTCCCGGCGGGTGAGCAGGCTGTAGCGGCGTCGCTTTCGCGACGCCGCTGGCCTGGCGGCCGTCGGATCCACGACCGTCACGTTCGGATGATTGGCCGACCTAGCTGAGGAGCGGTTCGACCGATCTCATTGGGCCGGCAAGCTGTCGTAGAAGGCCTGAATGCCCTTGAGATACGCGTCGAGATCCTGGGTCGGATCGCTGAGGAACTTCTGGATGAAGCCCTGCATGCCGTTCGGCCCGGCGAAGTCCGGCCGTGTGTCGCGGTCGAGGAACTGGGCGATCTTGTTCGATGCCCCGATGATCTTGGCCGACGACAGCTGGAATGCGTTGTACTTGCTCGTGTCGGCGTCCGTGGCGGCCGCGACGTCGTTGGGGTCCGAGGTCAGGTAGATGGACTCCGCCCCGGGTGTTCCGATGAACGCCAGCAACGCTTTCGCTGCGTCGGGGTTCTTCGGCTTCGCCGCCATCATGAACCCGTCGATCGGAGCGTCGATCGCGTTCTCCGAGTCGTACTGGGTTCCGAAGAGCGGGAAGGGGAAGAAGTCGAGGTCGTCATGCGTCGCTGGGTCGGTCGCCTGCTGACCGGCGAACGTGCCGAGGAAGTACATCCCCGCCTTGTTGCTGATCATCGACTGAGCTGCGTCCTGCCAGGTGCGACCGAGAGCGGCCTCCTGATGGTAAGGGAGAAGAGTCGCCCATCTCTGGTAGACGGCCTTGACCTGCGGGTCGGTCCACTTGTTCTTTC
It contains:
- the galK gene encoding galactokinase, coding for MADLARDRASLIAALMESEPVAAVEPDRIRVVHAPGRVNLLGEHTDYNQGFVLPVAISLGISIALVATDDRRVELTLAATGERGVVELDAIGDRRGTWIDYVRGTAWALIEAGLPVHGFRGLLASDLPAGSGLSSSAALELASAWALSGGEPPPSDPLGLARIAQRGENVYVGVGSGLMDQFASSCGVAGAALLLDCRSLEWHAVPIPPDLRIVVCHTGSTRRLNGSSYNARVAECRRAVQAIAAVEGPAVATLRDVDAAMLARNADRLDPIARRRAEHIVAENGRVLEAEAALRSDDAGAIRELFAASHASMRDLFEISSPELDALVEIASPVPGVIGARMTGGGFGGCTVNLVRPEAVERLREAVERDYPARTGRSPRVWEVDAVAGADVVA
- a CDS encoding carbohydrate ABC transporter permease, encoding MIATATASRAGVGARPARRRPRRALLHAFLIAVCAVWLFPLGWAIYTALRPYGETARLGYVSIGGTYTIDNFVNAWNQAELPHFFLNTIIIVVPAVILVLFFASMVAFAVSRYSFKFSLALLMLFTAGNLLPQQVVIVPLFRLYLALPLPQPLSDNGVFYDQFIGIIAIHVAFQLGFCTFVLSNFMKTIPRELNEAAVVDGASVWDTYLRVILPLTRPALAALATLEFTWIYNDFFWAILLMRTGSKLPITSALNNLSGQFFTDNNLLSAGAILVALPTLIVFVILQKQFIGGLTLGSTKG
- a CDS encoding sugar ABC transporter permease, with the translated sequence MVGIPAFIHIFLIWLPTLGSILLSFTSWNGIGGLGRIKFVGLTNYQVLFGGIYPPFYPALAHNLIWLAVFLLIATPIGMLLAVLLDREIRGSRIYQSIIYMPVVLSLAVVGFIWELQYAPDQGFLNNVLGTTTSSGHLIDWLGNPDINLWAVLVAASWRHVGYVMVLYLAGLKSVDPTLREAASIDGANARQTFFRVIFPILAPINVVVLVVTVIESLRAFDIVYIINKGLNGLELLSVLVTNNILGEASRVGFGSAIAVILLLISIGPIIFYLARTLGEDAR